tgtatttttgtatgcatgtattttttatatatttttgtatgtatgtatttatgtatctatgtatgtatctatgtaattatgtatgtatatttttgtatgtatgtatttttgtatgtatatatctttgtatgtatgcatttatgtatctatgtatgtacATATCTATGTATTTTGTATCTATGTATATATCTATGTATTTATgtactgatatatttttgtatttatgtatatgtatttttgtatgtgtatttatgtatgtatgtatatgtgtatgtatgtatttttgtatgtatgtatgcatctatgtatttatgtgttgttatatttttgtatgtatgtatttgcgtatgtgtgtatgtatttttgtatgtatgtatgtatttttgtattttgtgtctATGTATTTTGTatctatgtatttatgtattgatatatttttgtatgtacttatgtataaatgtatgtatgtatttttgtatgtgtatgtatgcatgtatgtatgtatttgtgtatgtgtgtatatatgtatttttgtatgtatgtatgcatctatgtatttatgcattgatattttttgtatgtatttatgtatatatgcatgtgtgtatttttgtttgtatgtgtatgtatgcatctatgtatatatgtattgatgtgttgatatattttttttgtgtatgtatttgtgtatgtttgtatatatgtatctgcatgtatttatgtacatatgtatgtatgtatttttgtatgtgtatgtttgtatgtattttgtatgtatgtatctgtatgtatttatgtatatatgcatgtgtgtgtgtatgtatgtatgtatgtatttgtgtgttgatataattttgtatgtatttatgtatgtatgtatgtatttgtgtatgtatgtatttttgtattgatatacatttgtatgtatttgtgttgatatatttttgtatgtatttatgtataaatgtatgtatttgtgtacgtgttgtgtatgtgtgtatgtatgtatgtatttgtgtattgatatacatttgtatgtatgtatttgtgtgttgatatatttttgtatgtatgtatttgtgtatgtgtgttgtgtgtgtatgtatgtatttgtttattgatatacatttgtatgtatgtatttgtgttgatatatgtatgtattcatgtatatatgtattgatatatttttgtatttatgtatttttgtagatgtatgtatttgtgtatgtgtatgtatgcatttgTGTATCTATGTGTGTACATAtctatgtattttgtatgtatgcaagcatctatgtatatatctatgtattgatatattttattatgtgtatgtagtttgtgtgtatgtgtatttttgatgtattgatatttttgtatgtatttgtgtatgtatctatatgtatttatgtatatatgcatgtatatatctatagatttatgtattgatatatttgtgtattatacacaaatacatacacacaccaaAATGCACACATGAAcccaaaaatacatacataaatacatacatacaaaactatatcaatacataaatatgtagatatataaacagaaacatagacgcatacatacataaatacacaaatatatcaATGTATAATGTCAAATGTATGTATGCGTCTAtgtttctgtttatatatatctacatatttatgtattgatatagttttgtatgtatgtatttatgtatgtatttttgtgttcatGTGTGCATTTTggtatgtgtatgtatttgtgtatgtatgcatgcatgcgtCTATGTATATAGCCATGtattgatatttttgtgtttttgtgtatgtatttgtgtatgcatgtatttttgtatgtgcATGTATTTTTCTATGTCTGTGTGTATGTCTATGCAGTTACGTATATAGtgaacatttgaagtggatgaAAACCTTtaatttgtcctaaaaccaaaaagaataccTATACTTGTCTTAACGTGAATATATGtgaaactatatttaaaaacaatgcacATAATTCCCCAGTTAAGTACACTGTCAAACGTAatgtatatatgaaaaaaaaaaattctaatcgACTACGTTTAAAAACCCAATGCATGTAATTCcacaataaaatatgacaaaacactagatttacatttttttgggtaaatgtgtttacttgatatttaatgttttaggcCTAATTAACTTTTGACAAAATAATGGATATTTCTCACATTTCACAGCTTATTGGTGGCAACAAAGCTTTTagaaacatgaaaatgtaattttacattttcaaaatgcatttaactgAAATCATATTTTGCACAAAGTTCATTTATATAATGAGGTGGATGGACAGCTAACACAATGTCCAAAATAATATTCAGCCACTAGACCAACAGGAAGGAAACGTTGAAGTGGAATTATTCAGGAGAAACCTGCAGATCCTGCTGACTCCATCCTGTCGCAGATCAGGAGTGACGACATTTGCAATTCTCAACAATTCAAAGCAGAAACATTCTGAAAGTCCAAATGTAAAGCGTTTTCTTTGCTTCACTCATCCATTTCCACATCTTCTGCCAATTTTTGGACCATCTTGTCTTCCAGCTGTTTAGCTTGACCTGGAGAGAGACAAGAGCAATGAgaacagggaattctgggagaGGTTTGGGCGGTGTTATGTAATGGCGGAACAGTGTGCTTTACCTGCGTGTGGAGCTCTGATGAGGTGAATGTTCTTCTTGACTTCACTGATGTCTGCTGCCTTCTCCAGCTCTTTGCCCTTCTTCAACCTGAGGAAACATGAAAACattcatgtaaaataaaaataaatcaaattgtaCACAGAACACGCACATCaaaaaaatacaggaaatatgaaaaaaattctaagaactaaaatacaaaaaatgaccTAATTTTAGGTAGTTTCCAACGTTCCTCATTTTTCCATTTACATGATGtagtaaaataaactaaaactgaaataaaaaatttatacaaaaagaaataaaaaataaaactatacatacatacatatacatatatacatttgatatatatttatattttttaatatatatacacacacacacgaaaaacacaaaaaaatattttagctaaTTGCCATgccaacatttctcattttcatttagttttactagtaaaatgagctaaacctgaaataaaaattatatagacaaaaaacaaaaaaatgacaaaaatgcacaaagaaATACTAAAACTTTTAAGTATTAATGAATacagaaaatatgaataaacatattcatcataaaaaaaaaaaaaaaaaaaactaaaaaaaaaaaaaaaaaaagttattagtaaaataaacaaactgaaataatgatttataagaactacacagacataaaaaataaatcaaaaactaataaataataaaaacgcacaaaaaaattctaaaacctTAACTAAGTGttgatgaaaacagaaaatataaaaaacattaataaagttcaaatattaataaatacatatttatcattaaaaaggttaaatggattaaacactttaatgaaacgaaataaaatctacaaaaaaaaaaacgcactacaaaatacattcaaaaatataatttaaaaaataaagttaaaaaaaaatgtataatttatactaattaaaaatatatgaagacTAATGAATtacaaaagacaaataaatactacaacataagttacaatgaaaaaaaaacattaattcaaactaaatcattaaaaaaaacaacaatatatttagagtacaaacatttttgttactttaaaaaaaaaaaaaaaccttgaaattaaatttgtaataaaatattctaaaatacttattttactttaactAGTTACTAAGGAAATATTTCATATCATTTAATGCACTAAAACAtgcaaacactaaaataaaaaaatatattatattaaaaaaaactaataagtgacaaaaaaaactactaaaaataataataatggatacattaaaaaataaataataataataataataataataataataatatatatatatatataaaataaacacacaaaaagaactaaacctttaaaaaggaaaaaataaaaaacttttaaaaataaaaactaatacaaataataatattactgaagACTGTAATAGTATGTGAATGATGCACTGGCCGCATGTATGAATCAGCTGGTGAAACTCTGAGGCGTTCAGTCACGGGGAGGTAATGAGGAGAAACTACAATACCTAATATTATTCTTAAATTGCAGAAGAATGACTAAAACAAAGCACAAGGAGCAGCTGCTGAACGTTGTGCCACTCACCTGTTGATGATGAAGCGCGCCTGCCGTTTGTTTTTGATGGCTTCAACCTTCTTCATGGCCTCCACTGttcaacacaaacacatcagtcacttttaatgaatgaatggctCAATAATGAACGAATGCTGTGGGTCGATCGGTCGGTCAGACTCACCGGTCTTGCTCCAGAGCTCTCTGTTGTATTTGACAGGAATATTTCTGCGCTTCTCAAACTCCAGTGAGTTATCCTGACAAACacaatcagtattttatttcatgaacAAACAGCTGAACGAGTGAACTAAACCAATGAAGCGTTCTCTCGGGTCTCTCACCACCGTCAGCTCTTTGCCCGCCGACTTCCTGAACGCTTTGGTCCATCTGGTCTTTCTTGGGTTTCGCTTCTTCTTGAAGTTTTTGTGGCATTTGGACCGGCAGAACCTGAAAACCTACAAACAAAAACCTGTCAGGATTCACACTCAAATACAAACTGAGCATATGACAAAAGTACCATAttgttaacatttaattttttaccatggtaatactaaatattattagaatttaaactagctgttttctatgtgaatatattgtaaaatgtaatttattcctgtgatcaaagctggatttttttttatcatcattactccagtcttaaatgtcacatgatcattcagaaatcattctaatatgctgatttatcatcaatattgaaaacagttgtgacacttttttttttggaaatggtgatatattttatttttcaggattctctgatgaataaaaagttaaaaagaacaaaatctaaatattttcttacaatatacactactgttcaaaacttcGGGGTTAAGAAGTTATaggattatattttaataaaatacttttattcagcaaggatgtgttaaattgatacaaagtgatagtaaatacttgtgtaacattgttagaaaagatttctattttgaataaatgctggttttttttttttttactttttattcatcaagaaaaaaaaaaaaatattttagctaaTTGCCATGCcatctcattttaatttaattttacttaatgtagtaaaataagctaaaactgaaataaaaattatatagacatttaaaaaaacaaaacaaaaaaacaaataaattacaataacgcacaaaaaaattactaaaacaagtaacagaaaatattaaaaaaataataaaaaatattaataaatatatttatcattatttttttacgtgaaaacaaaaaaacaactttaatgaaataatcaaatatacaaaaatatacaaaataccaaaaaaaaattatacagaaaatatgaaaaaaattctaaaaaaataaaatacaaaaaattattttagctagttgccaaaacaatgtttctcattttcatttagctttACTTAAGTAATACTAAGTTATTAGTAAAATCAActaaaactgataataaattatatattaaagtacattaaaatagaaaatcagtatattttaaattgcaataatatttcacaatattactgtttttatctgcatttttgatcaaataaatacagccttgatgagcaaaagagacttctctaaaactatttaaacattaaaaatcttactaatcccaaacttttgaatggcagtgtatgtatattttaccTCTAACTTTTTGtagttattgaaataaattatttattaaatacattgttatatatacacatatttgtAAGTTAAATTGGCTAATATacaagttattattttaatttttaactctctgtataaaacaaattaagaacttatcactggaaataaataatacatttataaacatataatataattttgtaaaaaaaattaatgcattttttgttttatatatatatatatatatatatatatatatatatatatatatatatatatatatatatgtacacacacacacacatatacatttaatttaattttgcaacATATAATTGAGAtaaatttgtacaaaataattcattgtacatttttgtaatatataaataatatacttagaacttaaaaacctttattaaattttatttatctaaataaatgttttgcaattatatacaattagttaatataatatctaattaattaatataaaattaatatatatttgtacattttggtaatatataaataatatagttaTAGAAGAACTTACAATTGGAAATAATTTagcttttatatataaataaataatatagtttaaacatataattatatattaaacgtatatataataaacgtatttataaattaataaataatttaggttctatataaataaatgttttgcaacatatatataaaaaaacgtataaaataaatgtaaatgcttgtaatatataaataaaaaaattaagttggaacttacaataaataattattgtacattttttaatatataaataatatagttGTAACCTACAATTGgaaataaatcattaataaatcatttagtttttatataaataaatgttttgcaattatatatatatatatatatatatatatacacacacacacacaatgtaaaattaatatatatttgtttaaaataaacaacaaactaatgtaaacttttgtagTGTATAAATAACAGTTGGagctaataataatttagtttttatataaataaatcttatgcaaaatataattattatacattcgtataaaataaattattgtacatttttgtaacatataaataaataatatagttcAAATGTATAAttggaaataaattaataaagaatgtgtttctatataaataaatgttttgcaacatatagtcaaaataaatgtgtataaaataaattaatgtaaatatttgtaatatataaattcataatataGTTGGACcttataaataatttagtttttatataaataaataaatgttttgcaacatataattaatatacattttaatatttaaatatataataaatgtaaatataataaatataataaatgcaaatataaatttaacaattggaaataaataaatagtttagttattaaatacacaaataactttagtaacacacgcacacatacacacacacagctctaACATGGTTTtaccgtgtttttttttttgttttttttttaaatgtggcaCAATCATTCcagattttttaatatgtacttTGCTATGATGTTGCTTGTTAACATGGTAAAGTCACGTCACACGCATCACGTTTATTTCTGTTCTTGTGTACAATCGTCATACAGTCTTCGGAGTAAACACGACATACTTAAATACTGTACTCAATCAAAACCAGGTAAGTTTCAGTCGTTACTGATAAACAGCACAGATGATCACTGCTGAGAGCCGCGGTTTAACTGTCGCTCTGACATAAACACGACACTGAAGCGCTAATAATCGTCATGGTGACGCCGATCGAGCGCTTACCTTACAGTCGTTACGAACAAACATCATTCCGTGTCCCGGATAAACCGGAGCCGAGCAGAAATAGCACTTCTCGATGcgcattttgatcaaatattatGATTTCACTCGCACATGTGCCGCTGCGCTGCGAACACAGGCGGAAAAGAGAACGCGTGTTTGCACTTCCGCCGCATGACGTCATCGCGCAGGCCACACGCTTTACCGCCACCGCGGGGCGCGGAGGGGAATTACCGTACATTCACACTGAGGCAGTACCACCCTATTAACAAGTAAAAAATAGGCTATACGATCAAGTCATggcaatatgtttttttttcgttaCTTTAAACTCATCAGAAATATTAGTAACCAGTTTCAACAAGTTATACGAATTATTCCCAAGTGAATTTGTGTAAAAGCATAATAAActgc
The sequence above is drawn from the Labeo rohita strain BAU-BD-2019 chromosome 25, IGBB_LRoh.1.0, whole genome shotgun sequence genome and encodes:
- the rsl24d1 gene encoding probable ribosome biogenesis protein RLP24, coding for MRIEKCYFCSAPVYPGHGMMFVRNDCKVFRFCRSKCHKNFKKKRNPRKTRWTKAFRKSAGKELTVDNSLEFEKRRNIPVKYNRELWSKTVEAMKKVEAIKNKRQARFIINRLKKGKELEKAADISEVKKNIHLIRAPHAGQAKQLEDKMVQKLAEDVEMDE